The following coding sequences are from one Sus scrofa isolate TJ Tabasco breed Duroc unplaced genomic scaffold, Sscrofa11.1 Contig2409, whole genome shotgun sequence window:
- the LOC110258574 gene encoding olfactory receptor 7E24-like, with protein sequence MEPQNLTSVSDFFLLGLSEDPDLQPLLLGLFLSMYLVTVLGNLLIILAITSDSHLHTPMYFFLSILSLADMGFTSTTVPRMIVNIQTHSRVISYVGCLTQMSFFILFGYMDSTLLTVMAYDRFVAICHPLHYPPGIMSPRLCCFLVWVSVFVSLLDSQLHNLLVLQVACFKDVEISNFFCHPSQLLKLACFDTFTNTIIVYFVGTISGFLPISGIFFSYYKIVSSVLRVSSSAGKYKAFSTCGSHLSVVCLFYGTAIGGYLGSALSPSPKKDVETSVMYTLVTPMLNPFIYSLRNRDIKRALWRILHRTA encoded by the coding sequence atggaaccacaaaatctAACAAGTGTCTCAGACTTCTTCCTCCTGGGACTCTCAGAGGATCCAgacctgcagcccctcctccttgggctgttcctgtccatgtacctggtcaccgtgctggggaacctgctcatcatcctggctatcacctctgactcccacctccacacccccatgtacttcttcctctccatcctgtcCTTGGCTGACATGGGCTTCACCTCCACCACTGTCCCCAGGATGATTGTGAACATCCAGACTCACAGCAGAGTCATCTCCTATGTGGGCTGCCTGACGCAGAtgtcttttttcatcctttttggaTATATGGATAGTACTCTTCTGACTGttatggcctatgacaggtttgtggccatctgtcacccactgCACTACCCACCAGGCATCATGAGCCCACGCCTCTGTTGCTTCTTAGTTTGGGTGTCTGTTTTTGTTAGTCTTTTGGACTCTCAGCTGCACAATTTGCTTGTCCTACAAGTTGCCTGCTTTAAGGATGTGGAAATTTCAAACTTCTTCTGTCACCCTTCTCAACTCCTCAAACTTGCCTGTTTTGACACTTTCACCAACACCATTATTGTGTATTTTGTTGGCACCATCTCTGGTTTTCTCCCTATCTCAGggatctttttctcttactataaaATTGTTTCATCAGTTTTGAGAGTCTCCTCATCAGCTGGGAAGTataaagccttttccacctgtggctcccatctgtcagttgtttgcttattttatggaacagCTATTGGTGGTTACCTTGGATCAGCATTGTCGCCATCTCCCAAGAAGGACGTTGAAACCTCAGTCATGTACACcttggtcacccccatgctgaaccccttcatctacagcctgaggaacagggacataAAGAGGGCTCTATGGAGGATCCTTCACAGAACAGCTTAA